From Variimorphobacter saccharofermentans, one genomic window encodes:
- the alaS gene encoding alanine--tRNA ligase has protein sequence MQVYGVNELRKMFLEFFESKGHLVLNSFPLIPHNDNSLLLINSGMAPLKPYFTGQEIPPRKRVATCQKCIRTGDIENVGKTARHGTFFEMLGNFSFGDYFKHEAIAWSWEFLTEVVGLDKNRLYPSVYENDDEAFEIWNKEIGIAPERIYRMGKADNFWEHGAGPCGPCSEIYYDRGEKYGCGKEDCEVGCDCDRFIEIWNNVFTQFNGDGNGNYTELDSKNIDTGMGLERLATVVQDVSSIFDVDTMKAIRDKVCQIAKTTYQSDPKKDISIRLITDHIRSVTFMASDGIIPSNEGRGYVFRRLLRRAARHGRLLGIEGRFLAELSKVVIDESKDGYPELEEKKEYILKLLTLEEDKFNKTIDQGLTILTEMEKELENKKETVLSGENAFKLYDTYGFPIDLTKEILEEKGFSIDEQGFKEAMEVQRVTARSARGTTNYMGAEETVYQQIDPGITSKFVGYEYTSYQSVITVLTTETELTEELVAGQKGTVLVEETPFYATSGGQAADTGYILTKDAEFEVEDTIKLQGGKIGHVGTVTKGILKVKDSVELKVDASKRNATAKNHSATHLLQKALRTVLGTHVEQAGSLVTDERLRFDFTHFSALTVEELKKVEQLVNEQISNSLPVNTKIMSLEDAKKEGAMALFGEKYANDVRVVTMGDFSKELCGGTHVNNTGVITVFKILSETGIAAGVRRIEALTGNSVLAYYSELENELNSAAKAAKTEPSSLTNKIEALLDEIKALKSENEKLKSKLANNSLGDVMNQVVDVKGMKLLAVKVPDVDMNELRNLGDQLKEKLGEGVIVLASSTAPDKVNLLAMTTDGAMKQGAHAGNLIKELAALVGGGGGGRPNMAQAGGKNAAGIDTAIEKAKEVLSTQIK, from the coding sequence ATAATGATAATAGCTTATTGTTAATCAATTCCGGTATGGCTCCACTAAAGCCATACTTTACAGGACAGGAAATTCCCCCGAGAAAAAGGGTGGCAACCTGTCAGAAGTGTATTCGTACCGGTGACATTGAAAATGTTGGTAAGACTGCCAGACATGGTACCTTCTTTGAGATGCTGGGTAATTTCTCCTTCGGAGATTATTTTAAACATGAGGCAATCGCCTGGTCCTGGGAGTTCTTAACTGAGGTGGTAGGATTAGATAAAAACAGGTTATATCCATCAGTATATGAAAACGATGATGAAGCATTTGAAATATGGAATAAAGAAATCGGTATTGCTCCGGAACGAATTTATCGAATGGGTAAGGCTGATAATTTCTGGGAGCATGGTGCAGGTCCCTGTGGTCCATGTTCTGAAATCTATTATGATCGCGGCGAAAAATATGGCTGTGGTAAAGAAGATTGTGAAGTAGGTTGTGATTGTGACCGCTTTATCGAAATCTGGAACAATGTATTTACTCAGTTTAACGGAGATGGTAACGGTAATTATACAGAACTGGATAGCAAGAACATTGATACCGGTATGGGTCTGGAAAGACTGGCTACCGTAGTTCAGGATGTAAGCTCCATCTTTGATGTTGATACGATGAAGGCAATTCGTGATAAAGTATGTCAGATTGCAAAAACAACCTATCAAAGCGACCCTAAGAAGGATATTTCCATTCGTTTAATAACGGATCATATTCGTTCTGTAACCTTTATGGCTTCAGACGGTATCATTCCATCCAATGAGGGTAGAGGCTATGTATTCCGTCGCTTACTACGTCGTGCAGCAAGACATGGAAGATTGCTTGGAATTGAAGGAAGATTTTTAGCTGAGTTATCAAAAGTAGTAATTGATGAATCCAAGGATGGATATCCGGAGTTAGAAGAGAAAAAAGAATACATCTTAAAGCTTCTGACTCTTGAAGAGGATAAATTCAACAAAACAATCGATCAAGGACTGACGATTCTTACTGAGATGGAGAAAGAATTAGAGAATAAGAAGGAAACCGTTCTCTCTGGAGAGAATGCATTTAAATTATATGATACTTATGGTTTCCCTATTGATCTCACCAAAGAAATCCTTGAAGAAAAGGGCTTTTCCATAGATGAGCAGGGCTTTAAAGAGGCAATGGAGGTTCAGAGAGTAACAGCCAGAAGTGCCAGAGGAACTACGAACTATATGGGAGCCGAAGAAACGGTATATCAACAGATCGATCCAGGCATTACATCGAAGTTTGTCGGTTATGAATATACCAGTTACCAATCGGTTATCACTGTATTAACAACGGAAACAGAATTAACGGAAGAGTTGGTGGCAGGACAGAAGGGTACTGTACTGGTAGAAGAAACTCCCTTCTATGCTACCAGTGGTGGTCAGGCTGCAGATACCGGGTATATTCTTACAAAGGATGCGGAATTCGAAGTAGAGGATACCATTAAGTTACAGGGTGGTAAAATAGGACATGTAGGAACTGTAACCAAGGGTATTCTGAAAGTAAAGGATTCTGTTGAGTTAAAGGTTGATGCTTCAAAAAGAAATGCAACAGCAAAGAACCATAGTGCTACACATTTACTACAGAAAGCACTTAGAACCGTATTGGGAACTCATGTAGAACAGGCTGGTTCTTTGGTAACTGATGAGCGTCTGCGTTTTGACTTTACACATTTTTCAGCATTAACAGTGGAAGAGCTTAAGAAAGTGGAACAGTTGGTAAATGAACAGATTTCAAACAGTCTTCCTGTAAATACAAAGATTATGAGCCTTGAGGATGCAAAAAAAGAAGGCGCTATGGCATTATTTGGCGAAAAATATGCGAATGATGTACGTGTGGTAACGATGGGTGATTTCAGCAAGGAGCTTTGTGGAGGAACTCATGTAAACAATACCGGTGTCATTACCGTATTTAAGATATTATCCGAGACAGGTATCGCAGCTGGTGTTCGAAGAATTGAAGCTTTAACCGGTAATAGTGTATTAGCTTACTATTCTGAACTGGAAAATGAATTGAATTCAGCTGCTAAAGCTGCGAAAACAGAACCTTCCAGTCTTACCAATAAAATTGAAGCTCTTTTAGATGAGATTAAAGCTTTAAAATCTGAGAACGAGAAACTGAAGAGTAAGCTTGCGAATAACTCCCTTGGTGATGTTATGAACCAGGTTGTTGATGTAAAAGGAATGAAGTTACTTGCAGTAAAGGTTCCTGATGTAGATATGAATGAGCTTAGAAATCTTGGCGACCAGTTAAAAGAAAAGCTGGGAGAAGGTGTCATCGTATTAGCATCATCTACTGCACCGGATAAAGTTAATCTCCTTGCCATGACAACGGACGGTGCAATGAAGCAGGGTGCTCATGCCGGTAATCTCATAAAAGAACTTGCTGCTCTCGTTGGAGGTGGCGGTGGCGGAAGACCGAACATGGCTCAGGCCGGAGGCAAGAATGCAGCTGGTATCGATACTGCAATCGAAAAAGCAAAAGAAGTATTAAGCACTCAGATAAAATAA